GAGTCTATCCAGCTTATCGCTGGCATCAACTCGGCAAGCGGTTTTTGTATTAAAGGGAAGTGGGTGCAGGCCAATACCACTGTGTCCATTTCTGCCGAGCGTGGGTGTGCGTAGAGCGCGGCTTTGATTTCTAATAAAACCTCGTCGATGGCGGTGTTATTCCAGAATAGCGATTCAATGGCCGGTGCCAGAATACGACTACCCACAGGAACGACGCAGCAGTGTGAGGCAAAATCATTGATCAGCTGCGCGGTGTAGGCGCGACCGACAGTGCCAGGAGTAGCGAGCAGGCCAATGACGCCGCTGCGGCTGTGTAATGCCGCTGGCTTTATGGCGGGCACTACGCCGACGACGGGGATATTAAGCACACTGCGAAGCGCCGGTAGCACGGCGGTGCTGGCAGAGTTACATGCCATCACAACAATGTCGGCGGGGTGCCTTTGCAGCAGCGCGGTAACCGCTTGGCAAATATGCGTTACCAGTGCGTCTTCCTGCCACTCGC
This portion of the Zhongshania sp. R06B22 genome encodes:
- the murI gene encoding glutamate racemase — encoded protein: MLIFDSGVGSLSIGAAIHEFIPQANLLYAMDHGGFPYGEWQEDALVTHICQAVTALLQRHPADIVVMACNSASTAVLPALRSVLNIPVVGVVPAIKPAALHSRSGVIGLLATPGTVGRAYTAQLINDFASHCCVVPVGSRILAPAIESLFWNNTAIDEVLLEIKAALYAHPRSAEMDTVVLACTHFPLIQKPLAELMPAISWIDSGEAIARRVMHIIKELNLPLNSASKKGNQEVLILGEARATPMLKERLEASNLRLIDY